CAACAAGATAATTTCTACTTTCGGAGAATAATAAGTTACCGTGCACTaccaacataaaattatttactttgcgaaatttaatatttgcataaagaattttattgttgttaggAAGGCGGAGACAAAActtatagttttaaaaacaatactttctttcttgaaatgttttttataaagtagacacaataattatttctattttcagtGTTAGTTTCGattaaaaagattattttgcaGATTTTCAAAAAGTGTATGTTAAAACAATAGTGTCAGGAGTTAATTGTCAATTTCTCTCACACGCTGTATTAGTGAGGttatgttcaaaatttaataaatattttgattttctttttttttagtaCAAAGATTTATGAACAATGTCTAGACCGGAACATTTGGCTCCACCTGAGATTGTAAGTATTTATTTTCagctaaaataaaattactatagTTTCTTTACTTTTCTTTTAGTTCTACAATGAAGATGAAGCTCGTAAATATACGCAAAAGTATGTGAAAAAacagattataaaataaaaataattaatattcatcatttttagTTCTCGAATTATTGATATTCAAGTACAAATGTCTGAAAGAGcaatagaattattattattacctgAGGACCAGTCATGTTTTCTATTAGATATTGGTTGTGGATCAGGTCTTAGTGGTAGTGTTTTAGATGATCAAGGACATTTTTGGGTTGGCATGGATATATCTCAAGCTATGTTAGGTAAGAAAGTATAATTTTAAGTGGAATACCCATGATTCTATTACTACAAATCTGCAAGTGCATCGTCTTTACCTCGTAAATGTTTGGAAGTGGGGTCCACCCTATTTTAGGtgatgaaaaatcgaaaaaggaatattctcaatattttttctcattttgctattttttcggcacattcaaaattaaaatagcACCTAAgtttataaactaaaattttgaacactttttggATGTGCATGGATAAATCGCAAGCTATCTTAgatgagaaaatataatttgactCTATTATTACAAACTAGAAAGTTCATGTTTTTTATATGGCAAACCCTATTTGGtcaagaaaaattgatatttttaatgttttctcaTTTTGCTCATTCTTCTGGTGCATATGAAATATAAATGAGACCTAGGTTCAAGAACCTAAAGAAAAtcattattacttttattaacaagaaaaaaattgtttaaattatgatatttaattatctttttcaaattattaatttttgtatttactttcaggaaaaaatagaacattctaaaaaaaatataaatacaaattttcaagaCAAGCTGGGGAATTTATggttttttcattgtttattgcccaaaaacgttttgaaattttgattttcaaatttgagtatcatttttatattaaatgcgtcaaaaaaatgaataaaatgaaaagaattattgaaaatatcaattttacgatttttcctgaccaaaaataacaaataacaacacAATATTATTAGTTGCGGTTCCTGATAACTGcaaatatcaaatgatttttagacacctaaaaaatccaaaaatattttttgctctAGAATCCTGGAATTTAGCTCTTTAGATTGTTAAACTTTGTTCTAAATCTATTTGTTTAACAAACATTTGTTCTTTGTAGATATAGCTATAGAACGGGAAGTTGAGGGTGATGTTATATTAAGTGATATGGGGCAAGGTTGTCCTTTTAAAGCAGGtatgatgaataaataatataaaatacatatatttaggTTGAGTAAACCAAACTTGAAATGACATTTCtgaattttagttatttatattactattaccagatattttgatattcaatatttgttgtacATAACTTTTACAACAATTGTAGTATATCTCATTGtgatttataacaatttttgtattaGTAGAAAATGTCATCCATAATTTTATATGGATATTAGGGGATTATAAGATATTTATCTTCAAAgcaatttgaagaaaatttaaattgattatagATAACAATGGCTCTCATGAAAGTCGAAGCTCACcatttacaagaaaataatcCATCCCATAGTCACAGACGGGTCATAATCCATGACTCAGGATTATGACGATGACAAGTGAGCGGATTTTGAACCGCTGGGTTCAACGAAAGATTTTTGGCCTGCTTTTGAGAGCAGTGCGTGTAGGATGAATGACGAGTCAGTTTTGGTGGTGTTCATCAGAAGGGCGCGTCTTAGGTAGATGGGACACATGGGGAGGATGCCTTCTAATAGATACCCGTGCTGAGCCATTTATGGAATTTCTGGAGGTTGGCGTTAAAGTGAACCTGATGCAGCTAGGGATTCAATGTTGGAGGCACCATGCTCAGAACAGAAAGGATTGGCAGTCAATTGTTGAGAAGGCCCTCAAAAGACTGTAGAGCTGGTTAAAGAATAAGAAGATAACAAGATTTTCATATGTGATAAAACTCTATATGGACATATGGCATACAACTGTGGGGTTGTGCCAGTAAATCAAGTATTTCTATCCTTCTATTGTCGCAATCCAAGATACTTTGTGCCATGGTGAATACAACTTGGTATGTATCAAATGTTACTTCCACAAAGTACTTGGCATATCATACATCACAGAAGGAATTCAGAAGCATAGCAGTAAATATCATGAATGAATTGAAGAACACGAGAATTCTCTATTACAACCATTACTAGAACCTCAAAGAGAAAGATGAATCCCTATAGatcttaaatgaaatataaaagttCCTTCATTAGAATAGCCCTTATGATGCCACCCATGAACTTAGAGATACTGAGTTCTATACCAGACAATTACCTTATAGAAAACTTTTTGATTctgattataaattatttataattatataaattttttgttatattgttaGGCTCATTTGATGGTGCTATTAGTATATCAGCTCTTCAGTGGTTATGTAATGCTGATAAATCACATCACAAACCTGTGCAAaggttatataaatttttctgcACACTATATGCATGTCTGGTAAgtaatacaatatatatatatatatatatatatatatatatatatatatatatatatatatatatatatatatatatatatatatatatatatattttaaaattgtgagaaaaaaaacacaacattgcttatatttttactattagaTATAGATTAGGAGGTGTGACAAAAAATATAGTGAAGTAAAAttaatttccttaaaaaaattggCACTTGGCTAACAACTCACTTTTGCTAATGTTGAATCCATAACTTCTAACATTTCtagaaaacttctttttttggTGTACTCTATCTTGGCATTCTAAATGTCTGGAATAAGGTAACTCAGTCAAGTAAAGTAGACTTGGACAAGCAGGAAGATTTTTAATTCGCTATAGTGCATTGTCATGATAAAGCATAAAACCTTTGGTCACATTTTCAAAACAGTAAAAATAGTTTTCGCTTATTGTTTCTTGTATAAACACATAAGTATATGAGACATTCTAATTGAAATCAATGCAGCTTAAATAATTGctgctataaaaattaatttgcagTAAAGTATAAAGTATATATTAATTTCAGTGCACATTATGTATTGGAAtgtaattgatgaaattataaataaaatatttaaagattgtgtttaaaaattagtttattatttttccagagTCGGTCTGCTAGAgctgtttttcaattttatccaGAAAATGCTGAACAAATGGAGCTTGTAACTTCGCAAGCAATGAAAGCTGGTTTTTATGGAGGTGTAGTAGTTGATTATCCTAATAGtacaaaagcaaaaaaatattttttggtattgatGACTGGAGGTAACGTACCCCTTCCTAAAGGACTCGATAGTGAAGAAAATTCTCAAGGTaagcaacaaaaaaattcattcatctaagaaataatgaacagattatttttagttatctGTAATGACTCACTATTGGTGGGAATTATCATAATCCTTGcttataataatgtttattcaaTAAATGCTAGTTTTAATAATCTTAGaagtatataattttgatttcattttgaaaataatcttaGAGAAAGAAATTGAGAGATTTTGATATTTgaggaaattgaatttttgctcaaaaatgaaaaatgtttcttttactatttttatccaatttatttagtttagattttttcttacatttttaatttcattatgttctaatttttttttaatttcttaatgattccattgaattttttttttcattatattctatactatttttctcttttccttATACTCccaattgtttttgttttaaatttcattgtgattcattaaatgttttatttcattatgttCTAATGTTTCAAtccaatataaaatttgtatttcattttgttcTAATCTATTCTTTTAAATTACATTATGTTCTAAAAGTTATTCAGTCCATTGTGTTCtgatagaatttttatttcatcatgttttaattgatgttttttatttaaatgtgctctagtagtattttttattttaatttagtaggtttatataaatttttaatccGTTTTAATTGATGTTTCCTTCTTATAGAATTTTTACTTCACTATCTTTTAATCGAgtgttttcatttcattacattacaataaattttttaaatttcatgaTATCAACATTAAACTTTTATTATGGTATATTTTAAtggatttaatttttatatcattttgtttatatatatatatttattttagcattctttttatcaaaattttattatcacgCAATGTTAAGTACTCTGTAAATTTGGTTAGATTTTTCTCTAACCGGAATTAACGTCAGGTTGGCCGAGCGGTCTAAGGCGCCAGATTTAAGCTCTGGTTCCCGAGAGGGAGCGTGGGTTCGAACCCCACACCTGACAaagaaaattttgctttttgtgtttaaatttattcatttttatagcgatttgataaatatttatttgttttaaataatatgtgaattaaaaaaatcaaggaaaagtatattttgttaaaatgagCATTGTCCGTcacttatatatataatttctcaatatttacTTATAGTCAGGTTGGCCGAGCGGTCTAAGGCGCCAGATTTAAGCTCTGGTTCCCGAGAGGGAGCGTGGGTTCGAACCCCACACCTGACAGAcagagtttttttattattaaaattttcatttcggaaattttatgaaaattgaaaatgaggTTTATAcgaacatttatttaaaatacgtTATGCGCAAGTTGTCAGAACAGAAATCAttgaactattatttatttttgttttttttattagacaaattctattttttgttaaacTAATTTTAGGCGTATCCTATACATCTAAAAGGGAGAGGTTGAAGCAACAGCGTGGAAAGTCTTTAAAGAGTGGAAGAAACTGGATTTTAGAGAAGAAAGAAAGGAGGAGGCGACAAGGCAAAGAAGTACGTGCAGATTCTAAATATACTGGCAGGAAAAGAAGCGGgagattttagatttttgtataaataaattaaaataaaataattattacaaagtaaacgtttttgaatatgaatatttccaatattttgaaatcaccTACTTCTAATTATGGAAACTTTTAGACCGATTTTGTGGTCGCTGAACTTCATCAGTACAAGGTTTATGCGATGTAACTAGGAAGTTCTTATCTGATTTGCCAATTCTAATTCCTATCAAATAAGTTACTCAAAAAATGTCAATCGCACAATTTTAGAAAATCTACAAATTTTTCTGTAGTAaccttttttgtaaatttccaGTTTGGACATAACAATTAAAAttgcataataaaaaatattgaatggtaattcaaataaaaaattgggcCTGTCCGGGATTTGAACCCGGGACCTCTCGCACCCGAAGCGAGAATCATACCCCTAGACCAACAGGCCTTGTGTTAGTTGTGTGTAATCGTTATCACAAATAGGAATCgaattatttatgtaaaattttttcactctaaatattttttatatccttTTCCTAGGTATTTTGTCGAAATCCATACATACAAAAACTAGTAGtttcatttttcacttttaCAACATGAAACTATTTGAGGTTATCTTACTGTTATCAATTGAAAATCTAATCCAAATATGGACGTAAATAATGAACATGTTAGAGCTGTAGATTTATACAGAGAAACTCCAATTAGATACTTGGGTAAGTGTTTAGAAttagtaaaaacaaaattgaaaaatttctcttCAAGGTTACGCGAATGAGGTTGGTGAAGCTTTTAGATCAATAATTGGAAGCAAATGGGTAAATTTTTCGTATGGAGTTGCTACACTTTACGTTTTAGCAGATACAACAGACAAGAGTATAGCTGCTTATAAAGTgagaattttttcattactattttattatttactcatgattcaaaataaatttgttaatttaatttgaaaacttaTGCAACTTTTGATACAATAtattgtaaagaaaaaatcaatagcATTATGTTTTACTGATTGCATAACACttttaaattattagttttgattttgta
This DNA window, taken from Diorhabda sublineata isolate icDioSubl1.1 chromosome 4, icDioSubl1.1, whole genome shotgun sequence, encodes the following:
- the LOC130442561 gene encoding probable 18S rRNA (guanine-N(7))-methyltransferase, encoding MSRPEHLAPPEIFYNEDEARKYTQNSRIIDIQVQMSERAIELLLLPEDQSCFLLDIGCGSGLSGSVLDDQGHFWVGMDISQAMLDIAIEREVEGDVILSDMGQGCPFKAGSFDGAISISALQWLCNADKSHHKPVQRLYKFFCTLYACLSRSARAVFQFYPENAEQMELVTSQAMKAGFYGGVVVDYPNSTKAKKYFLVLMTGGNVPLPKGLDSEENSQGVSYTSKRERLKQQRGKSLKSGRNWILEKKERRRRQGKEVRADSKYTGRKRSGRF